A DNA window from Syntrophorhabdaceae bacterium contains the following coding sequences:
- a CDS encoding anaerobic ribonucleoside-triphosphate reductase activating protein, which translates to MVDAPCIKGFIETSFIDWKKQLSSVLFTGGCNFRCPYCHNSGLVVNHEKLENIPLDHIFLTLKKYKNWVDKVVITGGEPTIHKNLFLLARRLKDMGMQIKLDTNGSNPAAVRRLVAEGFVDYLAMDVKGPLDKYSRWCGVETDAAPIQESIDFIMEGHVDYEFRMTVVPFLHREEDVYRTAERIRGAGKFFIQEFRSAPTLNPTFAHIKPFPPAKMVRIRETVAGILRGAKREERENSEG; encoded by the coding sequence ATGGTTGATGCTCCCTGTATCAAAGGATTTATCGAGACCAGTTTTATCGACTGGAAAAAGCAGCTTTCATCGGTCCTTTTTACGGGGGGATGCAACTTCAGGTGCCCTTATTGCCATAACAGCGGACTCGTGGTGAATCACGAAAAGCTGGAAAACATCCCTCTCGATCACATTTTTCTTACTTTGAAAAAATATAAGAACTGGGTCGATAAGGTGGTGATCACGGGCGGCGAGCCCACGATCCATAAAAACCTTTTTCTTCTCGCCCGCCGGCTCAAGGACATGGGCATGCAGATCAAGCTCGACACGAACGGGTCGAATCCGGCGGCAGTCAGGAGACTGGTAGCTGAAGGTTTCGTGGATTACCTTGCCATGGACGTGAAGGGCCCCCTGGATAAATATTCCCGGTGGTGCGGTGTCGAAACGGACGCCGCGCCCATCCAGGAAAGCATAGATTTCATTATGGAAGGTCACGTGGACTATGAGTTCAGGATGACCGTGGTCCCCTTCCTCCACAGGGAGGAAGACGTCTACCGGACCGCAGAGAGGATCAGGGGGGCCGGGAAGTTCTTTATCCAGGAGTTCCGCTCCGCTCCCACCCTCAATCCCACCTTCGCCCATATCAAGCCCTTCCCGCCTGCCAAAATGGTCCGCATAAGAGAGACCGTGGCCGGAATCCTCCGGGGGGCAAAAAGGGAGGAGAGGGAGAACTCGGAAGGCTAG
- a CDS encoding thioredoxin family protein, with protein MSVVKIFYKDDCPMCPMAKKLGESLKEKNIGVISYNTGTAEGLAEATFYRVMALPTVVVEDEMENGLGEWRGSVPQIEEVLSAFNG; from the coding sequence ATGAGTGTAGTGAAGATCTTTTACAAAGATGATTGTCCCATGTGTCCCATGGCGAAAAAGCTGGGGGAGAGTCTCAAGGAAAAGAATATAGGCGTGATTTCATATAATACGGGAACTGCGGAAGGCCTTGCGGAGGCCACATTCTACCGTGTCATGGCCCTGCCGACCGTCGTGGTGGAAGACGAGATGGAGAACGGACTCGGCGAGTGGCGCGGCAGCGTCCCCCAGATCGAAGAGGTGTTGAGCGCATTCAATGGTTGA